The following coding sequences lie in one Capsicum annuum cultivar UCD-10X-F1 chromosome 5, UCD10Xv1.1, whole genome shotgun sequence genomic window:
- the LOC124898422 gene encoding mediator of RNA polymerase II transcription subunit 15a-like, with the protein MGCGAVDRAVPPLTRGEGSTLGIKKLYWERCHLDGPYNFYSSVGAMDSSDWRTQFLPHSRQRMVNNIRDTLIGHVRVYTGVYTQEVVQELMRIAVMFEEKVYASATSLQDHLQKISFKMRTIDIRYQNRVTNPLLPNAASSGPNAHGAGEQ; encoded by the exons atgggttgtggtgcagtagaTAGGGCtgttccacccttaaccagaggtgaGGGTTCAACCCTGGGTATAAAGAAACTCtattgggagcgctgccaccttgaTGGGCCCTACAAC TTTTATTCTTCCGTCGGAGCTATGGATTCCAGCGATTGGCGGACTCAATTTCTGCCTCATTCTCGTCAAAGGATGGTCAACAACat AAGGGACACCTTAATAGGGCATGTTCGTGTTTATACTGGTGTTTATACTCAAGAAGTAGTACAAGAGCTTATGAGAATTGCAGTGATGTTTGAGGAAAAGGTCTATGCTTCTGCGACAAGTCTG CAAGATCATTTGCAAAAGATATCTTTTAAGATGCGTACAATTGATATTAGATATCAAAATCGTGTGACCAATCCTCTACTTCCCAATGCAGCTAGTAGTGGCCCGAATGCCCATGGCGCAGGTGAACAATGA